The DNA region TTAAACACCTAGCTTATGATTTTTTATTGGAAAGAAGCTGGTTTAAGGAATTAAAAACTGAAGTCAATTAAATTATATTcatgtttaaataatttatttgatgTTCGTTACTTGTGTGTTCATTTCAGTATTTAACACACATTATCTGTCAGACATGAAATATAGTGGTCTATTTAAGAGGCTTTAATGATTgacaatatttttgaaaagcatTTTATGACTATAAATATTCccaaagcaaagagagaaaaccACTGAATGAGTAGACACAATGAAATTCTGAGCATTTCTTTGATTTACAAAAGTATGACTgatttgtttttcaataaatgaatacaaccactgtaaaaaatatgtgtgtaagcccctcacacacacacacagtacagaaACAGTTCAAAGTGGAAAATATTTAGTGCACTGCCAAAATGCTACAATAACTATCATCCATACACATTCACATGCAAACACTATTGGACTAAAACGCTATAGAGCAACTAAGAATTAGCAGAACTTCTTtacaaaaactattaaaaatggaaataatgaaacAGAAATCTACTTCTCATTTGAACAGCATAGAAAATAATCTATTATCCGAGTCACATCACATACACACATTATCATGTAAGCTCAGAAAACTTGTTACTGTATACACAGAACTGCAGTGTACACTCAGAAAATGTTATCATTGGAAGAAAATGGGCCGTGAGGCAAATGTCTGAAGGATAGTGGCAGGAAGACCTCtaactattaaaaaagaaaaaaaaaaggcacaagaaCTGGAACGCACATGCAAACGAGTGGAGTGGGAAGAAAGCAGAAAGTAACAAACTAATTAAAGTAGAAAATAGCAGCTAATTATGACTCAAGAACATATCATTAAAGTCGGATGGGTGGTAAGGGAGAGGTAAAAAAGAAtgtcacttctttattttttaagctatatATATTGAACTGTTAGTCGCTAGCCAAAGCCCATTTGGAATGTGAGTTGGCTAAATTGTCACATGAACCAAAGCACAAACTTTGTCAAAACTACCACACAGGGTCATTCTGAACACCAAATAATATTTCTTCATCTTCACCAGCTGTAAAGATGTTCCACAGAATTCAAAATGCTACACTCATTTAAGGTGACAGTTTATACAATATTCATATTAAACCTTTCCTTCAAACTCTAGGAAAATGCAAACAATGAACTCACTCTCCAAAGCATCTAGAAGAGGAAACCTTCTCTGCTCCATTATAAGTGATTCTTACAACAGCAGGACATAAGTGACAGTGAAGTTATGACTTTGGAGGCAGAGCAAAAATGGTGTCAATTGATCTAATGCACATTAGAATTATTCCATGGAAGGAATAAAGGGATTCCCTATCCTGCTTCACCTAAACCCTCAAAACCTTATTGTACGAACAGGAATAGGACTAAATTATCCCAATTTTTCCTTTAAAGTAGGAAGAAATGAGAGGGTAAAAAGATTCTATAAATTCATCAGAATACATCAAACACTTATTTTTCCTTACATATTAAAAACTGGAAAAGTCTAAGGTAGGTTAACTATGTGTGTGCATTGCTATGATTATTTGAAaactaggaaactgaggctttgtgTCACCAATTTTTTCAAGGCTACTTACCCATTACAAATTTGACCCTGGGTCTATTTCATGTCAATCAAAGTCCTGACTGGCAATTTCTACAAAGAAGCCCCCCATATCAAAAGAGGTCAGAAAGATAAATGGTGAGAacagccaacatttttttttctaccatttttTTGTTAGTTCTatcaatatttaagaaaatattttggcatTGAGTAAAATTTCTATTAATCATTTATAAATGCTTTAAACAGCATTCCTTCCTCTGCTAATAGTAACTCTACCAGACAATTCATGATATCAGAAGCACAAGTATTCATAAATTAATGCACTGAACACCAGCAGCTAAGGACATCATGAGTTAACACCAGATATTGTGTGTTATCTGATAAAAGAACACAACACAACCTATGAAACATTCCTGCACAAAGTGTCACATTTCCAATCTGATCAAGTCTCCAGATCCAACTATAAAATTAAGGAAACGGGTAGAGGAACTTACCACCACAGGGGTGTAATCAACAATAATTAAGACTGGCAAATTCTACATGTAAAACAACCTCATTTCTTAAAACTAATAAGATTGTAGGAAAAGTAGCCAAAggagaaatatatatagagaCTAAAAACACACTTCTTATTTGGGAGATAATGTTTTAAGTTATCTAATGGCTGATAATGATACTGTACACCTGAATATGTTCTGTTATGttaaatgtaattgaaaatttaaaaaaaattaatttaattaaaaatacacacaagaGGCTTATTGGTATCCTaattattaaaaagattaaaacaacTAACATTTATGAGACACAATAGGATATTGGAACCCTGACTGGACATTTAttagtattataaaattattgtcaACTTTAACATAGTAATGAAAttgtagtcttttttttcccccaaaagggCCTATAACATAGAACTATATATTGAGTATTTATGGTTAAAATCAACCATAAAATGATATAATGTCATGTATTTACTCTAAAATAATACTGGAAGGCTTCAGGTGATTAGATAAACAAGACTGTTCATGAATGGATAATTGTTGAAATTGGGTGCCAAACACAGATGTTCTATACATAACGTATATTTCatgaatatctttttaaaaagcacatgcaATGCCATTActgaaaactgtcattatttcatGGAAAGAAGCATATTACCAAGTAATCACAGAGCTTAAACACTTTAGAAACAATCTATTCAAACCAGCTCACTTTATAAATAAGGACATTTAAGGCTCAGATAGGTTAAGtcacttgctcagggtcacacagcttgaGAGTTCCAGACTCCAGATCAGCATTTAAATCTGCAAACGCGTAGCCTggagctttgttctttttcaaacctAGAAAACATGACTGCAGTTAGTTACACATTTAGTCCAGGACATCCTTAAAATTGAGTGTCCTTAATAAAAGTAAGCCATGTGGCCAGGAATGAACCGAGTTAGTTCATACCAAAAATGAGCTGCCAGTCACTGTGATGAGATCTGTTTCTTTCTGACAAGCATGGTTTCCGGACGGACTGGAGAATCCAAACTGGGTTTCTTCCTCCTGTGCAAAGAAGTCAGAGCCAGGGTGCACGTGCCATTCTGCTTTGGTTGGCGTCAGTAGTTCTGAGACACTGTTTTCACACAGGGTGCTTGAAGGAGTCAGAGCATCTGTGTCCACTGTTAGCTTACTGCTGGGGGTCAACGCCTGGGGCTCTTGACTCGCGTTCTTCATAGCCAAAGAGCCCAGAGATCCCAACGGCCCCGCCCCCGGGCTCGAGACATCGTCCATGTCCAAGGGGCTCTGCTGAAAACCGGTGGCTGTGGTTCCAAAAAAGAGAGAGGTATCCAGACTCTGAGGAAGGTCAGTGGTGGCCATCAAGGCCCGAGGGTCCACAGCCTGCCCCAAGCAATTATTGTTGTGAGCAGGGAGGTTCCCGGCCAGAGTGGGGCTCACAGAAGCCACATCAATGGTCAAGATGCCAGAGTTCACCAATGCCGTGTCCAGCACCGCGGCGGCGGAGCTATTGCCAGGCACATCGGAGAAGAGGGACACCAGCTCTGCGTCACTGAGGTCACTGTgtccctggctggtcagctcacTGCTGGGCGTGAGCGCATTCGCAGCTTCTAGCTGAGCTAAGAGATCCTGGCCGAGGTTGTGCCTCTTGGCCATGTGGGTCTTCATGCTGTGCTTGGACGTGAAGAGTTTATTACAAGTGGAGACCGGGCAGCGGCTTTTCCAGGTGTCCACGTCCTGCAAGTGTTTCTTGGAGTGGATGTAGAGACTGCTGCGAGCTGAGAACCTGGCGCAGCAGCCTTCCACGGGGCACACAAACGGCTTTGTGCCCAGGTGGGTTATGCTGTGGCCTTTCAGATGCTCGGCCCTCGTGAAAGATTTGCCACAGCCTTCCACGGGGCACATGAACCTGCGGTCGTCGTCGTGCTTCCTCTTGTGCCTTAGCAGTTTGGACATGCTGGTGAAGTTCCAGCCACAGCCGTCAAAGTCACACAGGAAAGGTCTCTCGCCGGTGTGGCTCCGCAGGTGGATTTTCAGCCGACAGGCCTTGTCGTACTGCTTGCTGCAGCccgggaaggagcaggaaaagaGTTCCTGCTCCCTGAAGTGGGCGCGGTTATGGGAAAACAGGGCACTCACCGTGATGAACGTCTTCTTGCAGCCGGAAAAGGCGCACTGGTAGGGCCTCTCGGGCTCGAAGTGGCTGCGCTGGTGGGCGCTGAGCTTGGCCTGCGTGGGGAAGCTCTCTTCACACACCTCGCATTTGAAGGAGTTCTCCTGCTCGTGGCCCTTCATGTGCGCCTTGAGGTTGTACACCGTGGTGAAGCTCTTCCCACAGCCCTCCGCCGGGCAGCCGAAGGGCCGCAGCTTGTCGTGCGACTGCAGGTGCCTCTTGAGCTTGTAGGAGGTGGTGAACGTCCAGCCGCAGCCGCCGAGGGGGCACTTGAAGggcctctggccctggctgctgctgTGCGTCAGCAGGTGCACCTTCAGCTGGTGCTTCTTGGCGAAGGTTTGCCCGCACTGCGCCTCCGGACACAGGTAGAGCACCATGCCGGAGCCCGGGCACAGCGGCCCGCGAGGGCtctcggcggcggcggcggcggcggcggcggcggcgggggaggCGGCGGCCGggccctccgcctcctcctcggGCGCCGGGGCAGGCGGGGGTTCCGCCGGCTCGGCCAGCAGCAGGTCCGGCGGCAGCTCCGGGCAGTCGCCCGGCTGCGCGGCGTGGGGGACCCCCGCTGGCGGGGCGATCAGGCCGCCGGGCTGCGGGGCCGGCGCGACCCCCGGCTCCCAGGCTGGCGGCGAGGGCGTGGCCAGGGTCAGGACGCCGTTCTCGAAGCGCAGCAGCAGGTTCTGGTTGTGGATGGTGACAGTGCCCGCGAAGGCCGCGGCGGGGCCCaggccgggggcgggggcgggggcggagacCCGGGCCGGGGCGGGAGCCGGGGCCGGGACCGGAACCGGGATCGGGATCGGGATCGGGGCCggagccggggccggggccggggccaggGCCGGGGCCCGGGCCGGCAGCGCGGACAGGCCGCGGAGGCCCGGCGCAGCACGGCCCGCGTGGTTCGCGCCGCTCTCGCCGCCCTGGATCCCGGGGCCGGCCTCCTCCCTCCAGACGGGCCCCGCGGCCTGCCCAGCGCCCGCGGTCCCCACGTCGCCACCCACCGGGTCCAGCAGCACCAGGAAGAAGTCttcgccgccgccgccagccggaTCGGGCCTCGGCGCCAAAGGGCTCGGGCCCGAGCCCGGGCCCCGTGAGGCCGCGCGGGCCTCCTCGCGCCGCCGCCCGGGCCCGCCATCTTGGGGGCCCCGGAGCAGCAGGAGGCGGCGCGCGGGGGCCTGGCCAGCCCGCGGGTCAGGGCCTCCGTGGACTCGGCCGCCGCCCGCGGGGCTGCCAGCGCCGCCGCCCTGTCGCGCCCCGCGGGCGGGGAGCAGCCTCGGGATTTCCATCTCGGCGTCCGTGAGGCTCCGCTGGAACCAGAGCCGCGGAGGAGGTGCGACCCCGCCCCCTGCCGCGGGCCTGAACACGTtcctgaaagggaaaaaaaaatgtgcaatgcGCAGAAACTGGCCCTATCAGATATTAAAACGTGTTGAACGCCACAGTGATTTAAATACTGTGGCACTGGGTctctggaacagaacagaaagcccagaggcagagcctggtaTGCATAATAAGTTCCACAGTGAATTGACTAGGAAATGCAGCAGACCTTGCAGGTAATGGGGAAATAACAGTTCCTTTGGTAAATGGTGCTGGAATACCTAGTGTCTGTCTGCCAAACGCCACGGAAATCTGCACCTCCCTgtacaaaccaaaacaaacaccCTGCCCCTCCCAGTGCTGAGCACGGTGCTTACTTAGTACTTCTGTGTGAAAACCGTTTACttactggctggctggctggctggcgggCTTGATAGATGACAGGATGGATACTCCTCAGAGAAGACAGGACGTGTCCACGTTAAACCACCACAGTGCTAGCTAGCAATTCCTACTGAAAACGATGTgttgtctgatttatttttcctggaCAAGTCCCATATCCAAAACCGGCTTGAGCGGGAAAATGAGGCACATAGTTACATTTTTTGTCCTGCCGGTGCAGAGACCAGAAGCAGTAAGAGGCGGGGCCGGAACAGAGGAGTACTGTTCGGCCTCGCAAGGCGAAGGCTGGAAGATGAAACAATGTATATTGAAATCCGGACAACCCAACCCCCTCCAGGGTTCTCGGTGTACAGCACGCAACCTAAGCCAAGTCTTTGCCCTTCCACCAGTGGTCATGCCATGGAAAATTTTATGTCCAGTCTCACGGCACAGCGACGACAGTCCTCAGCTTCCTAGATCCTCCAGCACAGGGAGGGCTCTGGGCAGCAGTACTGTTTGTTCAACGTGATGACGTTACAACCTACGTCACTGCAGTGCATCTCCTGGGAGACACGCACAGACGACCATGACCATGTGcagtccaccccccacccccaccagcaccGCGTGTATCTATATCTGCTTGCAGTTAGTTGTGGGCCAATCTGACTGGAATGGATTTGGCCTGTGCCGCCTAAAGATCTTAATCacggatgatgatgatgatcccCCAATTTGTCATCGGTGAGTTGGAAATTGACGTACACATAGGATAGGGTGAACTATCTAGCAAGAGGGAGGTTTAGAGAGATGACTTGATTATGGGCTGCCTATAGCTTAAAGAATCCCTGCTTCCCCCATCGTTTAATGATAGTGTACACTTGCTGATCTCTGGATTAGAAGATCAAGTGTCTCCTCCATAACCACTCAAACCTCATCAACATTTCTACTTCACATATTTTCTTTGTACTCCATTGTTTTGGAGGGAGCGTTTTTCCAATCTGAGATACAGAGGAGTGCATAAAacatccttgccaggtttaggTCCTTGATAAAAGCAAACGCCTCTGTGTCCAGGAACCAGGTCAAGAAAAGGATCGTTGCCAGCCGTCCAGAATTCCTTCCAATCACAACCCACTCCCTCCCCTATGGATACAGTCATTACACGGACTTCATGATCATCATCTCCGTGCTTTTCTTGATGGCTTTGCCACTTTATATGAAGTTATGTAAACAGAATTAATTATGCTGCATGCTTCCTTTTATAGCTTCCTTCTTCCATTCTGTATCACATTTGAGAGACTCATCCATATCATTCGTTTGTAGCTGTCCATCCTTTGTCTCCACTGTTGACAAGAATTCCAGTGTATGATTTCAGCAAAGGGATTATGATATGATTATACCATTCTAGATTGGATGGACACTAAGGCTTGTTTTCAGTTTGACGATTGCTATGAACAGTGTTGCAATGAATTCTCTTGGACATTTCCCACGGGACACATTGTAAAAATATCTTGTGGATACGTCTGAGAACACAACCGCCGGGTACGCATATCTTCAGCTTTTCTAGAGGATGCCAGATCCTCTTCTGCAGTTGTATCAGTTTACAGTCTCACCTGTTGGCAAGACAGTATTTAGTGCCAGAACCACCAAGTATTGTCAGAACTTAGTATCAATTTTTACTGTTACATTAAACTATTACATAGTTGCCTGTCTAGTAGCCCTATAGATGTCTTTTTCTCCTCTGAGAAAGGCCTGTTGAAATCTAACTCTTTCacctgtttttctattgttttccatCGTGTACTTACTTACTTAAATGGATTTTTCCTGTGTGTTCAATACCGGTCCGTCCATTGATGGTTATAGCTTTGGCCAAAATAGATGGgcccttcctctgtgtctgtgttttcacCTGCTGGAATCTTTGTGAACAGAAGATCGCTGTTATCATATGGAGTAGTCCCCCCTCTCTCTGGTTTCGCTTTCTGTGGTGTCAGGTTTCTGTGGTCAACTAGGGTctgaaaatatgaaatgaaaaattcaggaGATATACAACTTTTGAGTTTTAAATGACACGTCGTTCTGAGTAGCGTGACGATATCTCACACTGTCCCTACTCCTTCCTACCCAAGATGGGAAGAGTTCCTTTGTCCAGTGTATGGACTCTGGACATAGGGTACAGTCAGATGTTTTTAGAGAGGGGGCGTCCACACTCACatcacttttattacagtatattgtcatAAGTGTTCTACTTCATTAGTAGTTCTAGtggttaatctcttactgtgcctaatcgATATGTTAAACAGGATCGTATGTATGCATGTACagatgtatgcatgtatgtatgtatgtataggagaaCACATAATATAGACAGGCTTTCGGGCATACTCcaggggtcttggaatgtatcccctgCAGATAAAAGAGGGTTACTGTActcaaatttatccattttctccttATGGTTAGTGCTTTTGGCTTTAAGAAATCTATCCCAGGCCTGGGGCCatgaaaatattctctgtattgtcttataaaatatttatggtttTGCCTTTCACCGTTAGGTCTGAATCCACTTGCAGTTGTTGTTTGTGTATGGTGGTGAGAGggcttctatttttgtttttcatgtggATATCTGATTGTCTCAGTGACTCATTTACTGAAAAGTCTGCACTGATCCAACTTTCCTGCAGCGCCCCATGTATCATAAATCCAGTATCTATCTATGTGTGGATTAGTTTGTATTCATCTGTCTCTTTGAAATACCACATCTCCGCATTAATGACTACAGATCTATCATCAATCCTGATATTTGGATAAGGCCAGTCAATTCTACCTTGTTCATCAAACTATCTTGGTTATTTTCAGCCTCTTTTGACTCCATTTAAATGACCAGTCATTAGTAGGAGTTCAACCAAAAGCTTCTTTGGGGTTCTAATTAGGCCTGCGTTGAATTTTTAGATCTGACTTCCTTTCAATACTGGACATCTGATTTGTGGATATGTTCGATccctcctttttgtttgtttgtttgtttgttttttgtatttttctgatgctggaaacaggtagagactgtcagacagactcccgcatgcgcccgaccgggatccacccggcacgcccaccaggggcgacgctctgcccaccagggggcgatgctctgcccctccggggcgtcgctctgcccggaccagagccactctagcgcctggggcagaggccaaggagccatccccagcgcccgggccatctttgctccaatggagccttggctgcgggaggggaagagagagtcggagaggaaggaggggggagtggagaagcaaatgggtgcttctcctatgttccctggccgggaatcgaacccgggtcccccgcacaccaggccgacgctctaccgcagagccaaccggccagggccagatcccTCCTTTTAATAAGAACTTCTTTAATGTGTcccaataacattttatatttttcacataaGAGGACGTTTTATCCTAGATAGTTTGTATTTTGaaaatcctatttttatttttttcttttctaaatttgttgCTGACAAATAGAATGTAACTGGCTtttctatgttcatttttttgtcCTCAAATGTTCAGATACTTTTATTGAGTCAAACAATTTGTCCTTAAATAACTGTAGATTTTAATGCCCACAATCATATCGTTTGCACATAATGCCTATCTTATCTATTCATTTCCAAAGAAAGCtttcagtaattctttttttttttttgcatttgacttttttttttaattttttttttttataattttatttttttaatgggggacatcaataaatcaggatacatatattcaaagaaaacatgtccaggttatcttgtcgttctattatgttgcatacccatcacccaaagtcagattgtcctctgtgaccttctatctagttttctttgtgcccctcctcctcccctttccctcttcctctcacccctcccccccgtaagcaccacactcttatcaatgtctcttagtctcacttttatgtcccacctacgtatggaataatgcagttcctggttttttctgatttacttatttcactttgtataatgttatcaagatcccaccattttgctgtaaatgatccgatgtcattatttcttatggctgagtagtattccatagtgtatatgtgccacatcttctttatccagtcatctattgacgggctttttggttgtttccatgtcctggccactgtgaacaatgctgcaatgaacaggggctgcatgtgtctttacgtatcaatgtttctgagttttggcggtatatacccagtagagggattgctgggtcataaggtagttctattttcagttttttgaggaaccaccatactttcttccataattgttaTACTTCAAGTAATTCTAAGAGCAATATTTGTTATAGATGTTGTGTTCTGTAGCAATCTTGATCCAGTCAGGTGATAGGAAGTACACAGTAATCAGGGGAAGTTTAGCATAAAGAATTACTAAATTATGTATTATACAAAGTATAATACATAGGATATAAGAAAAATCTACATGGTATTATTTTAGAGTTGAAAGAGagtagacaaagaaagacaaacttAGAATGGGGGCCCCTCCCCAAGGATGGCATTGAGTCCTCACTGTCAAAGGTGCAGGTGATGCCACTGGATGGCAGAGAACTTGGCTGGTTTGCCCGGGCCAGAGCTGGACAACAGAACCATAGATGGTCTACAGTTGCAGGCTGTGCTCTGGAGCATATCCGTGTGGACAGGTCACGGCTAGTGGCTGGTGTGTGGGCTCGTCATAGGAATAGGGGTCCTGGTGGATGTGGAGGCCTGTAACTCCCAATGTCCTGTCCATACAATCAagagggtgtgggtgtggggagggctgCAGCATTGGGGGCACTACAGGAGATAAAGCCTGCGttggtggaggtggggtgggagagCAAGCACACAGAGAGAATCAGTGGGCAGGTGGCTTGTGGCACAGGACATCCCTAGGAAGAAGGTCACAGAAAGCTGATCACCAGGCTACATCAGGATCACGCATTCAGTGAGACGAGAAAAGTTGTTATGGGCTCATGCCTTGGAAAGCGGACTCAGGATACCCTCACAACCACACCTCCCAGAGCCAGAAATCATAGGAGGCTCATTTCCTCCTTTGGAGTCCTTCTGTCATCTTCTCCTGTTAGGTGTAACATCCTGCTCAACTTGGAGGAGAGATACTTAAAGGAATCTGTCCATTATCCGAGAGCGCACATTGAAAGGGGAATTTAGAGCTGAGAGACGTTAATAATTGACTTCATATCCTTTATCAGTTTAGGGGAGCCCCTTCTATTCTTATTTTGTGTTGGTAGTAGTCACTCTACCTACAAGGTTATTACTAGTTCACCCAATGAAGAGTATTGATCATCCTGTTGTTTCTCTAGCATGTTAAGGATTAAAGCAGCAGGACTGGCTATGTCAGGAGTTTTAAGAGACTGCTTAGGATTGTTGTGACTTCTTGGTTTCCTGGCATGAAAGGAGTTTTGCTGCAAAACTCAGGCTCTGGCACAATGTTATATCGTGGTGTTAGGGCAGAGAACCTTTGAGCTCTGCACTGTAGTGTTACTCAGGGTGTGCTTACTGCACTACAGGGAGAGCCTTGGAGTGTGTTGACATTGCCTCTTCCACCATAAGTGTGAGTAGCACATTTTGTTCTCAGGAATAGACTTGTCCACACCTTAAATGCTGCTCTGTTCTCCTGGTAGCTGCGCCTGAACGAAACAGGAAGAGATCCTGGAACTTCATTCAAAGTCATGCCCAAACGGAACGCTAACTGTGGAGGAGCAGGGTAGAAGACTCCTGTGTCAGTCTTAGCAAGTGTATATATTTACCAGTGTTGGCAATTTGAGTGCTTTGATTGCACTTTTCTCAAGTGGTTTCAGACtccaaaatggacaaaaaaattgACGGGAGAAAATGATATGTATTTTAACCTTTCTTAAATGGGAAATAATCCATTCTTTATTGGTTGAAAGGCAACTTACATTGAGAAGGAAAGACATttcaatattaataattaaaaaacccttctcttttttctttcttttttttttttattaagtgagaagcagggaggcagagaccgactcctgcatgtgccctggggCCGGGATCTGTgtgtggagcgcagagcgcattcctagcagctgtggctgatgcaatgctgtgagaatactccagctcccagaatccTCCTAGGCATACCctggaagggagctcacccgctataaggaagtgacttagcgtcaACCACGCAgcttcctgatcttttcagccattggctatgaaggacacactgtaacaccctataggctgaacctgtgtaattaagttagcttacttcctgaagaaattggatctgcatcactgaacctggtcccccaTTTTCAGGTATTTCAGTCTCCGTGGTCCTCACCTCTGGGAGGACTTGTCTACAGGGATCCATTGGACAAGCCCCATACTGGGGGATGCTAAGCCGATTTAGCGTAGCTGCTTTattgctgggcaactgagctattttagagcctgaggcgaggccaacgagccatcatcagcacctggggccaccttgctcaaaccatctgagccatgtcagcaggaggagaagagagagaaagaggagagagagagtagtgGAGGGGGAgcgtgaggggtggagaagcagatggtcgcctctcctttGTGttctgacctggaatcgaacctgggactttcacacagcTGGCggttgctctactgctgagccaaccaaccagggccccctTTTCTTTTGGTAAGTCCATATTCAGTCAATAGAATAAGAGCCCTGagataggagagaaaaaaaacacaacactttAATAGTTGTCAATCTTTGTACTCTTGTACTGTCTT from Saccopteryx leptura isolate mSacLep1 chromosome X, mSacLep1_pri_phased_curated, whole genome shotgun sequence includes:
- the LOC136385441 gene encoding zinc finger X-linked protein ZXDB-like isoform X2, which gives rise to MEIPRLLPARGARQGGGAGSPAGGGRVHGGPDPRAGQAPARRLLLLRGPQDGGPGRRREEARAASRGPGSGPSPLAPRPDPAGGGGEDFFLVLLDPVGGDVGTAGAGQAAGPVWREEAGPGIQGGESGANHAGRAAPGLRGLSALPARAPALAPAPAPAPAPIPIPIPVPVPAPAPAPARVSAPAPAPGLGPAAAFAGTVTIHNQNLLLRFENGVLTLATPSPPAWEPGVAPAPQPGGLIAPPAGVPHAAQPGDCPELPPDLLLAEPAEPPPAPAPEEEAEGPAAASPAAAAAAAAAAESPRGPLCPGSGMVLYLCPEAQCGQTFAKKHQLKVHLLTHSSSQGQRPFKCPLGGCGWTFTTSYKLKRHLQSHDKLRPFGCPAEGCGKSFTTVYNLKAHMKGHEQENSFKCEVCEESFPTQAKLSAHQRSHFEPERPYQCAFSGCKKTFITVSALFSHNRAHFREQELFSCSFPGCSKQYDKACRLKIHLRSHTGERPFLCDFDGCGWNFTSMSKLLRHKRKHDDDRRFMCPVEGCGKSFTRAEHLKGHSITHLGTKPFVCPVEGCCARFSARSSLYIHSKKHLQDVDTWKSRCPVSTCNKLFTSKHSMKTHMAKRHNLGQDLLAQLEAANALTPSSELTSQGHSDLSDAELVSLFSDVPGNSSAAAVLDTALVNSGILTIDVASVSPTLAGNLPAHNNNCLGQAVDPRALMATTDLPQSLDTSLFFGTTATGFQQSPLDMDDVSSPGAGPLGSLGSLAMKNASQEPQALTPSSKLTVDTDALTPSSTLCENSVSELLTPTKAEWHVHPGSDFFAQEEETQFGFSSPSGNHACQKETDLITVTGSSFLV
- the LOC136385441 gene encoding zinc finger X-linked protein ZXDB-like isoform X1, whose amino-acid sequence is MEIPRLLPARGARQGGGAGSPAGGGRVHGGPDPRAGQAPARRLLLLRGPQDGGPGRRREEARAASRGPGSGPSPLAPRPDPAGGGGEDFFLVLLDPVGGDVGTAGAGQAAGPVWREEAGPGIQGGESGANHAGRAAPGLRGLSALPARAPALAPAPAPAPAPIPIPIPVPVPAPAPAPARVSAPAPAPGLGPAAAFAGTVTIHNQNLLLRFENGVLTLATPSPPAWEPGVAPAPQPGGLIAPPAGVPHAAQPGDCPELPPDLLLAEPAEPPPAPAPEEEAEGPAAASPAAAAAAAAAAESPRGPLCPGSGMVLYLCPEAQCGQTFAKKHQLKVHLLTHSSSQGQRPFKCPLGGCGWTFTTSYKLKRHLQSHDKLRPFGCPAEGCGKSFTTVYNLKAHMKGHEQENSFKCEVCEESFPTQAKLSAHQRSHFEPERPYQCAFSGCKKTFITVSALFSHNRAHFREQELFSCSFPGCSKQYDKACRLKIHLRSHTGERPFLCDFDGCGWNFTSMSKLLRHKRKHDDDRRFMCPVEGCGKSFTRAEHLKGHSITHLGTKPFVCPVEGCCARFSARSSLYIHSKKHLQDVDTWKSRCPVSTCNKLFTSKHSMKTHMAKRHNLGQDLLAQLEAANALTPSSELTSQGHSDLSDAELVSLFSDVPGNSSAAAVLDTALVNSGILTIDVASVSPTLAGNLPAHNNNCLGQAVDPRALMATTDLPQSLDTSLFFGTTATGFQQSPLDMDDVSSPGAGPLGSLGSLAMKNASQEPQALTPSSKLTVDTDALTPSSTLCENSVSELLTPTKAEWHVHPGSDFFAQEEETQFGFSSPSGNHACQKETDLITVTGSSFLV